The Porites lutea chromosome 11, jaPorLute2.1, whole genome shotgun sequence genome includes a region encoding these proteins:
- the LOC140952526 gene encoding uncharacterized protein, whose protein sequence is MPLINVKTDFYLNEILFNLSINTKVFFMAFPKTLNNKNIHCECWLLHSILSALRSVPHRVSQRPKMFRYQDPALLFYQNPQCVQNNLLLPPPPHYSSHFLEESRICNPSQPCFMTKQTGAFSPPESYGSSVPSQLPFNYGTDPRTFLPTSSGKISNPEPSSTSDITIHHPLPVYFRVKPTLRTPSGKRCRKSRTVFTDLQLRVLEKTFSEQRYLDSTNRAKLSHILGLNEAQVKTWFQNRRMKWKKKVNAKAEKPDSSSTGRKAEKADRPEEKNKKETTTKDTKEQEKNANQLDNSNE, encoded by the exons ATGCCTTTAATAAATGTCAAAACAGACTTTTATTTGAACGAGATACTTTTCAACCTGTCAATCAACACAAAGGTGTTTTTTATGGCATTTCCTAAGACccttaacaataaaaatattcatTGCGAATGTTGGCTGTTACATTCAATTTTGTCAGCTCTCCGCTCCGTTCCGCATCGCGTCAGTCAGAGGCCCAAGATGTTTAGGTATCAAGACCCGGCCTTGCTGTTTTATCAGAATCCCCAGTGTGTGCAAAACAATTTATTGCTTCCTCCTCCGCCGCATTACAGCTCTCATTTTCTCGAGGAGAGCAGAATATGTAACCCTTCACAGCCTTGTTTTATGACCAAACAAACTGGCGCGTTCAGCCCGCCAGAATCATACGGCTCCAGTGTACCTTCACAACTCCCATTCAATTACGGGACCGACCCGCGAACTTTTCTGCCCACCTCATCGGGCAAGATCAGCAATCCTG AACCTTCGTCAACCTCAGACATAACTATCCATCATCCTCTTCCAGTTTACTTCCGTGTTAAGCCAACTTTACGAACTCCGAGCGGTAAACGATGCCGAAAATCGCGTACAGTGTTCACGGATTTACAGCTTCGAGTCTTGGAGAAAACCTTTTCGGAACAGAGATATCTAGATTCAACAAATCGAGCGAAACTGTCTCACATTCTGGGTTTGAACGAGGCGCAAGTTAAAACCTGGTTTCAGAACAGGCggatgaaatggaaaaagaaagtcaACGCCAAAGCTGAAAAACCGGACAGTTCGAGCACGGGAAGGAAGGCAGAGAAGGCGGACCGGCCAgaggagaaaaacaaaaaagaaacaacgaCAAAGGATACAAAGGAACAGGAAAAGAACGCGAATCAGTTGGACAATTCGAATGAATAG